The Gordonia sp. KTR9 genome contains a region encoding:
- a CDS encoding PE-PPE domain-containing protein: protein MNWLRGELFAAPNHVVNVPYNNFPGATNTHRGRDKLNEMLHEIPGRKIVVGHSQGAQVQDDWLRTYGPTSDIDPATVMFVLTGDLESKYNGCANQGGCRADYGGNNFPDDTRYTVKVVARQYDYWADAPNRDLMTDAARRNHSASNSVGGQGEGRPVHNDYSMIGLDDPANKTFVEGNVTYILGSPATYYLPMVTQMWTTAARKAVEDARLRPEVERAYDRPMGDPPAPSGT, encoded by the coding sequence ATGAACTGGCTCCGCGGGGAGCTGTTCGCAGCACCGAATCACGTTGTGAACGTGCCGTACAACAACTTCCCGGGCGCGACGAACACCCACCGCGGACGAGACAAGCTCAACGAGATGCTGCACGAGATCCCAGGGCGGAAGATCGTGGTGGGCCACAGTCAGGGTGCGCAAGTTCAAGACGACTGGCTACGCACATACGGACCGACCAGCGACATCGACCCCGCCACAGTGATGTTCGTGCTGACCGGTGATCTCGAATCGAAGTACAACGGCTGCGCCAATCAAGGCGGATGCCGGGCCGACTATGGCGGGAACAACTTCCCCGATGACACCCGGTACACCGTCAAGGTCGTTGCGAGACAGTACGACTACTGGGCCGACGCACCCAATCGTGATCTGATGACCGACGCTGCTCGTCGCAACCACAGCGCGTCGAACTCTGTTGGCGGACAGGGCGAAGGCCGACCCGTCCACAACGACTACAGCATGATCGGGCTCGACGATCCGGCCAACAAGACCTTCGTCGAAGGCAACGTCACCTACATCCTCGGGTCGCCGGCCACCTACTACCTGCCGATGGTCACGCAGATGTGGACAACCGCCGCCCGAAAAGCGGTCGAGGACGCCCGACTTCGCCCAGAGGTCGAGAGGGCCTACGACCGGCCGATGGGGGATCCACCAGCACCCTCGGGCACCTGA
- a CDS encoding acetyltransferase: MKLRPSEPSDTDRLVAVWRSAVEATHHFLSPADIDGFADRLARDFFPAVELVVAEVDGVVVGFSGTADNRLEMLFVDSAAHGRGVGTALLDHAVEHAGIDELDVNEQNPGAVEFYRRRGFEQVGRSPLDSDGRPFPLLHLRRPGIS, from the coding sequence GTGAAACTACGACCGTCCGAGCCGAGCGACACCGACCGTCTCGTGGCCGTGTGGCGTTCGGCGGTCGAGGCGACGCATCATTTCCTCAGCCCCGCGGACATCGACGGCTTTGCGGATCGACTCGCGCGGGACTTCTTCCCGGCGGTGGAGCTGGTCGTCGCGGAGGTCGACGGGGTCGTCGTGGGCTTCAGTGGAACCGCCGACAACCGGCTCGAGATGTTGTTCGTCGACTCGGCCGCCCACGGGCGGGGCGTCGGCACGGCGCTGCTCGATCATGCGGTCGAACACGCGGGCATCGACGAGCTCGACGTCAACGAACAGAATCCGGGTGCGGTGGAGTTCTATCGCCGCAGAGGGTTCGAACAAGTGGGACGCTCGCCTCTCGATTCCGACGGCCGGCCGTTCCCGCTGCTGCACCTTCGGCGGCCCGGGATTTCGTAG
- a CDS encoding SDR family NAD(P)-dependent oxidoreductase produces MALQRRTLLPRAVSEAIAGEGRSVRGLTVVVTGASAGIGRESVRQLTARGAHVVAVARRRQELSELSDETGCDYRLCDLSDEASTAELIDELRQEPVDVLVNNAGHSIRRTIVDSTDRLHDYQRTIRLNYLAPVQLSLGLLPDMIDRRSGHIVNVCTWGIMANTFPRFSAYAASKSALAIFGRSLNAENPHPHVRATNVYFPLVRNEMISPTAEYDNTPALSVDEAGRWIVRAITHRPTSVAPAAVRTLLPVIDYFAPTAAD; encoded by the coding sequence ATGGCACTGCAGCGCCGCACGCTGCTACCTCGGGCAGTTTCCGAGGCCATCGCCGGCGAAGGACGCAGTGTTCGTGGACTCACCGTCGTCGTGACCGGCGCCTCGGCGGGGATCGGACGGGAATCCGTACGACAGCTCACCGCGCGCGGCGCGCATGTGGTGGCCGTGGCACGACGTCGGCAAGAACTGAGCGAGCTGTCCGACGAGACCGGCTGCGACTACAGACTCTGCGACCTTTCCGACGAGGCCTCGACCGCTGAATTGATCGACGAACTCCGACAGGAACCGGTCGACGTACTGGTCAACAACGCGGGCCATTCGATCCGACGAACCATCGTCGACTCCACCGACCGGTTGCACGACTACCAGCGCACCATCCGTCTCAACTACCTCGCCCCCGTCCAACTGTCTCTCGGCCTGCTGCCGGACATGATCGACCGTCGGTCAGGACACATCGTCAACGTGTGCACGTGGGGAATCATGGCGAACACCTTTCCCAGGTTCTCGGCCTACGCTGCGTCGAAGAGCGCACTGGCCATCTTCGGCCGGAGCCTCAACGCGGAAAACCCTCACCCACACGTTCGGGCGACGAACGTCTACTTTCCACTCGTACGAAACGAGATGATCTCGCCCACAGCGGAATACGACAACACTCCGGCACTCAGCGTTGACGAGGCCGGCCGGTGGATCGTCCGCGCGATCACCCACCGTCCGACCTCCGTGGCGCCGGCTGCCGTACGTACACTGCTACCGGTCATCGACTATTTCGCACCGACGGCCGCCGACTAG
- a CDS encoding SRPBCC family protein: protein MTDATGATLTYTFGASPDAVFDAWTTPALFATWFGGSTNEVPVDSVALDARSGGTWAATMIVAEDMPEFHWRGEYVEVVRPNKLVLTMTDEPGDERELLTADFIAVDAGTELRFSQTGGNLTDEQYDYAAAGWRAAFETLDSLLAD, encoded by the coding sequence ATGACCGACGCGACCGGGGCGACCCTCACCTATACCTTCGGCGCTTCGCCTGACGCGGTGTTCGACGCGTGGACGACACCGGCGCTCTTCGCGACCTGGTTCGGCGGCAGCACAAACGAGGTGCCCGTCGATTCGGTCGCGCTCGACGCCCGATCCGGCGGCACTTGGGCCGCGACGATGATCGTCGCGGAAGACATGCCCGAATTCCACTGGCGCGGTGAGTACGTGGAGGTCGTGCGACCGAACAAGCTCGTGCTGACGATGACGGACGAGCCCGGTGACGAGCGCGAACTCCTCACCGCGGACTTCATCGCCGTCGATGCCGGTACCGAACTCCGATTCAGCCAGACCGGCGGGAACCTCACGGACGAGCAGTACGACTACGCCGCCGCCGGCTGGCGCGCGGCGTTCGAGACGCTGGACTCGCTGCTGGCCGACTGA
- a CDS encoding DUF5996 family protein: METQYEAWPALPVDSWIDTRDTVQLWTQIVGKTRLALGPEVNHWWGVPLYVDARGLTTSLMAVGGRGLEIRFDFLDHELLLLVTDGTTRRMKLEPRTVADFYTEYTSHLTDLGFDIDIVATPVELPEATPFAEDTAHSSYDAEAVSRFWRSLVSAHRVLSTFRGEFRGKSSPVHFFWGAFDLAVTRFSGRSAPQHPGGVPNCPDWVMHEAYSDEVSSAGYWPGGAEEGAFYAYAYPHPEGYDTHPAVEAPARWDAALGEYVLPYHLVRQAEDPDAMVLNFLRQTHQAAAETAGWE; the protein is encoded by the coding sequence ATGGAGACGCAATACGAGGCATGGCCCGCGCTACCGGTGGATTCGTGGATCGATACCAGGGACACAGTGCAGTTGTGGACCCAGATCGTCGGCAAGACGCGCCTGGCTCTCGGTCCGGAGGTCAATCACTGGTGGGGGGTGCCGTTGTATGTCGACGCGCGAGGACTCACCACATCGCTGATGGCCGTCGGAGGCCGCGGTCTCGAGATCCGCTTCGACTTCCTGGACCACGAATTGCTCCTCTTGGTGACCGACGGAACCACTCGTCGAATGAAGCTCGAACCTCGGACGGTGGCCGACTTCTACACCGAGTACACGTCCCACCTCACCGATCTGGGTTTCGACATCGACATCGTCGCGACCCCCGTCGAATTGCCCGAGGCGACCCCGTTCGCCGAGGACACCGCCCACTCGTCGTACGACGCAGAGGCCGTGTCGAGGTTCTGGCGGTCGCTCGTCAGTGCTCATCGTGTGTTGTCGACGTTCCGCGGCGAGTTCCGGGGAAAGTCGTCACCAGTGCACTTCTTCTGGGGCGCTTTCGATCTGGCTGTCACGCGTTTCTCGGGACGCAGTGCGCCGCAACATCCCGGTGGGGTGCCGAATTGTCCCGACTGGGTGATGCACGAGGCTTACAGCGACGAGGTGTCGAGCGCGGGATATTGGCCAGGGGGCGCCGAGGAGGGCGCCTTCTACGCATACGCGTACCCGCATCCCGAGGGCTACGACACCCACCCTGCGGTCGAGGCCCCGGCCCGCTGGGATGCCGCGCTGGGGGAATACGTTCTGCCGTATCACCTCGTGCGCCAAGCCGAGGATCCGGACGCCATGGTTCTGAACTTCCTTCGGCAAACCCATCAGGCGGCGGCGGAGACCGCGGGCTGGGAGTAG